From a single Hyalangium gracile genomic region:
- a CDS encoding endonuclease/exonuclease/phosphatase family protein, with protein sequence MKTFRVVTLNLMGMGEPIDRRMELIGRGLSDLFLDAVALQEVCEHEHHLPNQAATLAERLGFQHVWARAKGEPGAVQEGLAVLSRHPIREHRVWPLPSAEGGRIVQQALIETQAGLLGLFNTHLDHHPDNGVMREQQVVVLTDIVRAQLRDLPNVIAGDFNATPEHDEIRFLRGRHTLEGRRAYLHDAYARVHPIEDASGETWARRNPLTRRWRWLENDRRMDFIFVTAIESNGRGEVRSCKIVLDQPDDQGQFPSDHFGVLADIQLSPAPAT encoded by the coding sequence ATGAAGACCTTCCGCGTGGTGACCTTGAACCTCATGGGCATGGGCGAGCCCATCGACCGACGGATGGAGCTCATCGGCCGCGGGCTCTCGGACCTCTTCCTGGACGCGGTGGCGCTCCAGGAGGTGTGCGAGCACGAGCACCACCTGCCGAACCAGGCCGCGACCCTGGCCGAGCGGCTCGGCTTCCAGCACGTCTGGGCCCGCGCGAAGGGCGAGCCCGGCGCCGTCCAGGAGGGGCTCGCCGTCCTCTCGCGCCATCCCATCCGGGAGCATCGCGTGTGGCCGCTGCCCTCGGCGGAGGGCGGCCGCATCGTCCAGCAGGCGCTCATCGAGACGCAGGCGGGCCTGCTGGGGCTCTTCAACACGCACCTGGATCACCACCCCGACAACGGCGTGATGCGCGAGCAGCAGGTGGTGGTGCTGACGGACATCGTCCGGGCCCAGCTGCGCGATCTCCCCAACGTCATCGCGGGCGACTTCAACGCCACGCCCGAGCACGACGAGATCCGCTTCCTGCGAGGCCGGCACACGCTGGAGGGCCGGCGCGCGTATCTGCACGACGCCTACGCCCGCGTGCACCCCATCGAGGATGCCTCCGGGGAGACGTGGGCCCGGCGAAACCCGCTCACGCGCCGCTGGCGCTGGCTGGAGAACGACCGCCGCATGGACTTCATCTTCGTGACGGCCATCGAGTCGAACGGACGGGGCGAGGTGCGCTCGTGCAAGATCGTGCTGGACCAGCCCGATGATCAGGGCCAGTTCCCCTCGGACCACTTCGGCGTGCTGGCCGACATCCAGCTGTCTCCCGCGCCCGCCACCTGA